The DNA segment ATCGTCAACTATTTAGACCTGAAGGATACCTTGGTCGTGCTGATTGTACCGATGTTAATGAATGTGTTCTACATTATCGTGATGAAATCGTTTATGAGCAGCATTCCGGAGGCGATTACCGAGTCGGCCAAAATCGATGGGGCAAGCGATTTTCTAATTTTTTTGAAGCTGATTATTCCGCTCTCCAAGCCGGCGCTGGCGACAATCGGCCTGTTCATTGCTTTAGCTTACTGGAACGATTGGTACCATGCCCTGCTCTTTATTTCGAAATCCGAGCTGATGCCTCTACAGTACTATCTCTATCGGCTGTTAGGCAATATGGACGGAATGCGGAAGGCGATGATGCAGTCTGGGGTGGCCATGAACCTCGATATTCCGACAGAAAGCTTGAAGATGGCGATGACCATCGTAGCTACGGGGCCTATTCTAATCGCTTATCCGTTCATCCAGCGCTTCTTTGTTCAAGGGCTGACGATCGGTGCCGTTAAAGGATGACCGCAGGGAAACCTGGTTATCAATATAGCTGAACTCTTGAAACCATTATTTGATTGGGGGAAAATGCTTTGAAAGAGACTAAAAGAACGGTAACACTTCTATTGGCTGTTTTTCTGATGCTGGCGACGCTGCTCGGCGCTTGCGGCGGGGACAAGAATGCAGCGGAGAACGGCGCTTCCAACGTGGATAAAGGTAACGGCGGAGTCCGTAGCGCAGAGGTTACAGATGAAATTGATCTATCCAAGGAAGTTAAATTGAAGATGCTTCTCGTTGGGGGCAAGCCAGTGGATTATGAAGAGGTATTTGGCGAGTTGAACAAGCTCTTGAAGGAAAAAATCAATGCCACCGTGGAAGCGGAGTTCCTTGACTGGTCGGATTGGACGCAGAAATATCCATTGAAATTCGCCGCTAACGAGGACTTTGACCTCGTCTATACGGCAAACTGGGCATTTTATAATGACCAAGCAATCCGCGGCGGCTTCTTGGAGCTGACGGAGGATATGTTGGCGAAGTATACACCGAAAACGTGGGAGGCACTACCTAAGGCTGCGTGGGAGCAGGCGAAGGTATCCGGCAA comes from the Paenibacillus lentus genome and includes:
- a CDS encoding carbohydrate ABC transporter permease; amino-acid sequence: MSATTANPGRLDPEIRANKGKGKSSDRVLLAVIGYTLLTILALFCIFPFILIISSSLTEESSIIEHGFKIVPTQFSLEAYSILFKYPADMLKAYGVTISVTLIGTAVGLFLTSMTAYVLSRKDFKWRNHFSFFFFFTTLFSGGLVPWYLLIVNYLDLKDTLVVLIVPMLMNVFYIIVMKSFMSSIPEAITESAKIDGASDFLIFLKLIIPLSKPALATIGLFIALAYWNDWYHALLFISKSELMPLQYYLYRLLGNMDGMRKAMMQSGVAMNLDIPTESLKMAMTIVATGPILIAYPFIQRFFVQGLTIGAVKG